In the Bacillus shivajii genome, one interval contains:
- a CDS encoding diguanylate cyclase domain-containing protein, with product MQHLLTVSKKVKYFIYQLSLIFSIMIGGYYFHLTYTTQTDILYFLTFLTLVVIGVLKGRIVSLGINLLIIFFIGSYKFWEAWVLDPQDSLERLTVTFGWLLLFLIGSAVSGMSHQIITFIFKENEKLHQKYNDLVMVDLDTGLDNRKRFELILEKEFKRSARYHYDLNLLLIKTNHFDDFETLYGQKETRHFTLEISKKLNKNTRISDFRFRVQKDIFAILLTNTPREHVDVVIHKLEQQLTSHTLLNSKKEVTTSYSFGVSHYQKEMKGFRDMYENAKQDLETYIY from the coding sequence ATGCAACACTTATTGACTGTAAGTAAAAAGGTAAAGTATTTTATTTATCAACTTTCCCTTATTTTTTCTATCATGATCGGTGGTTATTACTTCCACTTAACTTACACGACCCAAACCGATATCCTTTACTTCCTCACCTTTTTAACACTCGTTGTCATCGGGGTGTTAAAAGGAAGAATTGTCAGTCTAGGGATTAATCTACTAATTATCTTTTTCATTGGTAGTTATAAGTTTTGGGAAGCGTGGGTGTTAGACCCGCAAGATTCACTAGAGCGACTTACTGTTACATTTGGATGGCTCCTTTTATTCCTTATCGGTTCAGCCGTATCGGGGATGAGCCATCAAATCATTACATTCATTTTTAAGGAAAATGAAAAGCTCCACCAAAAATATAATGATCTTGTTATGGTTGACTTGGATACTGGGCTTGATAACCGAAAGAGGTTTGAACTGATATTGGAAAAAGAGTTTAAGCGATCAGCTCGATATCATTATGATCTTAACTTGCTTTTAATTAAAACAAACCACTTCGACGATTTTGAAACACTTTATGGTCAAAAAGAGACGAGACACTTCACTCTAGAAATATCAAAAAAGCTTAATAAAAATACGAGAATTAGTGATTTTAGATTTAGAGTACAGAAAGATATATTTGCAATATTACTTACTAACACCCCCCGAGAGCATGTCGATGTTGTTATTCATAAACTAGAGCAACAGCTAACGAGTCATACATTATTAAACAGTAAGAAAGAAGTCACAACCTCATATTCATTCGGTGTCAGCCACTATCAAAAAGAGATGAAAGGGTTTAGAGATATGTATGAAAATGCTAAACAAGACCTTGAAACCTATATTTATTAA